In Persicimonas caeni, a single window of DNA contains:
- a CDS encoding L,D-transpeptidase family protein, whose product MERETTPKRARWGGAVVGPRLIAALASILLVAGATSCSGSSQQQTVDPAEQAERNHNEDVVDALANRLPEMLRQVAKHRASQLTIDGILAAPQAHLEEIELRRHDYLRALYAQNGHEPVWVDVDGTDAQLRPSARQLLEVLRQGAEAHGLWRDELHLDHLEMVDLGAGQRIDGRVFEGVQLDAVDRQAIVQWLGEQQKSYDPQEDLRELTAELISTGGPLDRLGQPMEEQVTRLRDVSETTSRIDVLFSDALVHYAMRLRFDNKAWQRGHAWPERLQKPSEEAQKKDEKEAESDKEPKLTGEALVEARRKYLVMQSLGPVFKDSSQVATTLAELPPPFEPYRRLTRAFKRYADIVEAGGWPLIPQEAEGLKRGASSEHIPTVKERLRIEGYYDGDDSKTFTNELRRALLTYQRTHQLWENGWLTPQTMRSLNDTATERWNQIRLTLERWRESRVGPDTHYVHVNIPDFHASVWRNGERDMYFKIVVGSTSKERTDDGELIYKHATPRFSDRLDYIVFNPYWNVPESIREKELEPKFEEKPEYFEEKHYEYFTDRNGHRFLRQKPGPHNALGKVKFLFPNRYNVYMHDTPDKHLFKHPFRAYSHGCVRIQDPMKFAHYLLDLDGRWKDEKRQEKLDEWYAKEGETWVNLRHELPVHIEYFVVRVDDNGHANFLADLYRLDRPRMKKIAAKVEALQSEEPEGAESVESAEASQH is encoded by the coding sequence ATGGAACGGGAAACCACACCAAAGAGGGCACGCTGGGGCGGGGCCGTCGTCGGCCCGCGTCTAATCGCGGCGCTCGCATCGATTTTGCTCGTGGCGGGGGCGACGAGTTGTTCGGGTTCTTCACAACAGCAGACGGTCGACCCGGCCGAGCAGGCCGAGCGCAACCACAACGAAGACGTGGTCGACGCGTTGGCCAACCGGCTGCCCGAGATGTTGCGGCAGGTCGCCAAGCACCGTGCCAGTCAGTTGACGATCGACGGCATCTTGGCGGCGCCTCAGGCGCACCTGGAGGAGATCGAGCTGCGCCGGCACGACTATCTGCGGGCGCTCTACGCCCAGAATGGCCACGAACCGGTGTGGGTCGACGTCGACGGAACCGACGCCCAGCTGCGACCTTCGGCGCGTCAACTTCTCGAGGTGTTGCGCCAGGGCGCTGAGGCGCACGGATTGTGGCGTGACGAGTTGCACTTGGACCATCTCGAGATGGTCGATCTCGGCGCCGGCCAACGTATCGACGGCCGGGTCTTCGAGGGCGTGCAGCTCGACGCCGTCGACCGGCAGGCGATTGTGCAGTGGCTCGGGGAGCAGCAAAAGTCCTACGACCCGCAAGAGGATTTGCGCGAGCTCACCGCCGAGCTCATCTCCACCGGAGGCCCTCTCGACCGACTCGGCCAGCCGATGGAGGAGCAGGTCACCCGTCTTCGCGACGTGTCCGAAACCACCAGCCGCATCGACGTGCTCTTCTCGGATGCGCTTGTGCACTATGCGATGCGCCTGCGCTTCGACAACAAGGCGTGGCAGCGTGGCCATGCGTGGCCCGAGCGGCTGCAGAAGCCGAGCGAAGAAGCCCAGAAGAAGGACGAAAAAGAGGCCGAAAGTGACAAAGAGCCGAAGCTGACCGGAGAGGCGCTCGTCGAGGCGAGGCGCAAGTATCTGGTCATGCAGAGCCTCGGCCCGGTCTTCAAGGACTCCTCGCAGGTGGCGACCACGCTCGCCGAGCTGCCGCCGCCTTTCGAGCCGTACCGTCGGCTCACCCGCGCCTTCAAGCGCTATGCCGATATCGTCGAGGCCGGCGGTTGGCCGCTGATCCCGCAAGAGGCCGAGGGGTTGAAGCGAGGTGCGTCGAGCGAGCATATCCCCACCGTCAAGGAACGCCTTCGCATCGAGGGCTACTACGATGGTGACGACTCCAAGACTTTCACCAACGAGCTTCGCCGTGCGCTCTTGACCTACCAGCGCACTCACCAGTTGTGGGAAAACGGATGGCTGACGCCGCAGACGATGCGCAGCCTCAACGACACCGCCACCGAGCGCTGGAATCAGATTCGACTGACCCTCGAGCGTTGGCGTGAGTCGCGCGTCGGCCCCGACACGCACTACGTGCACGTCAATATCCCCGACTTTCACGCGTCGGTTTGGCGAAACGGCGAGCGTGACATGTACTTCAAGATCGTCGTCGGCTCGACCTCCAAGGAGCGCACCGACGACGGCGAGCTCATCTACAAGCATGCCACCCCGCGCTTTAGTGACCGGCTCGATTATATCGTCTTCAATCCGTACTGGAACGTGCCCGAGAGCATCCGCGAAAAGGAACTCGAGCCCAAGTTCGAGGAGAAGCCCGAGTACTTCGAGGAGAAGCACTACGAATATTTCACCGACCGCAACGGTCACCGCTTCCTGCGCCAGAAGCCCGGGCCGCACAATGCGCTGGGGAAGGTGAAATTTCTCTTCCCGAACCGCTACAACGTCTACATGCACGACACCCCGGACAAGCACCTGTTCAAGCACCCCTTTCGGGCCTACTCCCACGGTTGTGTGCGTATCCAAGACCCGATGAAGTTCGCCCACTATCTGCTCGATCTCGACGGGCGCTGGAAAGACGAGAAGCGCCAAGAGAAGCTCGACGAGTGGTACGCCAAAGAAGGGGAGACCTGGGTCAACCTGCGCCACGAGTTGCCCGTGCATATCGAGTATTTCGTGGTGCGCGTCGACGATAATGGGCACGCCAACTTCCTCGCCGACCTCTACAGGCTCGATCGGCCGCGGATGAAGAAGATTGCGGCGAAGGTCGAGGCGTTACAGAGCGAGGAGCCCGAAGGTGCGGAGAGCGTGGAGAGCGCAGAAGCGAGTCAACACTGA
- a CDS encoding secretion protein, translating into MKVNRWIGSLALCLLLVGAGCTEPIYHGLGEKEANEMVVVLEQHGLEAGKERDPAADNAWKVTVPSAVKVEAWRVLQTEGLPRPEVSGFDAFYPSGGMVPTASEERVLLQYSTAQELRKSLLAVDTVVDAQVNLVLPEKPRVQLETTVVEPPRASVLIKYRSDSKKPPLGQEKVRSLVAGGVEGLDAKNVDVIFTRAARSAQPLVEPAFATVGPVSVAEKSKGVFQLLVVAMALCIVMLTGGVVFLIFRMRRKANEVAG; encoded by the coding sequence GTGAAAGTGAATCGATGGATAGGGAGCCTCGCGTTGTGCTTGCTGCTCGTGGGCGCTGGTTGCACGGAGCCGATTTATCACGGGCTCGGCGAGAAGGAGGCCAATGAGATGGTCGTGGTGCTCGAGCAGCACGGACTCGAAGCCGGCAAGGAGCGCGATCCGGCGGCCGACAACGCTTGGAAGGTGACCGTGCCGAGCGCGGTCAAGGTCGAGGCGTGGCGTGTGCTGCAAACCGAAGGGCTGCCGAGGCCGGAGGTCTCGGGATTCGACGCGTTCTACCCGAGCGGCGGCATGGTGCCGACGGCGAGCGAGGAGCGTGTGTTGCTGCAGTACTCGACGGCCCAGGAGCTTCGAAAGAGTCTGTTGGCGGTCGACACCGTGGTCGACGCGCAGGTGAACTTGGTGCTTCCCGAAAAGCCGCGTGTGCAACTCGAGACGACGGTCGTCGAGCCGCCGCGAGCGAGCGTGCTCATCAAGTACCGCTCGGACTCCAAAAAACCACCTCTCGGCCAGGAGAAAGTGCGCAGCTTGGTCGCCGGCGGTGTCGAGGGGCTCGACGCAAAGAACGTCGACGTGATTTTCACCCGCGCAGCGAGAAGCGCACAGCCGTTGGTCGAGCCGGCGTTTGCGACGGTGGGACCGGTCAGCGTGGCCGAGAAGAGCAAGGGCGTGTTCCAGCTTCTGGTGGTGGCCATGGCGCTATGCATCGTGATGCTCACCGGTGGCGTAGTCTTCCTCATTTTCCGAATGCGTCGGAAGGCGAATGAGGTGGCGGGATGA
- a CDS encoding FliH/SctL family protein, which yields MTEDVAQQETSSEASAPEPMRVIRAPEAIRQDIRPLFASPSVRLVRSRVIESLEDVDEALDRAKAVADATVEQAKRDARELREEAREQGRAEGMDEVLAQLAKARREYEELLAGAEQDMLDMAFRLARRIIGEAIEVEPERVRQMVANVLGHARGKREIVVQVAPADLEVLEASSGEFSSQVDGVRVYFEAEPALERGSCVIQTETGHIDGRIETQLETLKRALQGG from the coding sequence ATGACTGAGGACGTAGCACAGCAAGAAACGAGCAGCGAGGCGAGCGCACCCGAGCCGATGCGCGTGATCCGCGCACCGGAAGCGATACGTCAGGATATCCGGCCGCTCTTTGCGAGCCCGTCGGTTCGGCTGGTTCGCTCGCGGGTGATCGAGTCGTTGGAGGATGTCGACGAGGCGCTCGACAGGGCGAAAGCCGTCGCCGACGCCACAGTCGAGCAGGCCAAACGCGACGCGCGGGAGCTTCGCGAGGAGGCGCGTGAGCAGGGCAGGGCGGAGGGCATGGACGAAGTCCTCGCGCAACTCGCGAAGGCTAGACGCGAGTACGAAGAGCTTCTGGCCGGCGCCGAGCAGGACATGCTCGACATGGCTTTTCGGCTCGCCCGGCGCATCATCGGCGAGGCGATCGAGGTGGAGCCCGAACGGGTCCGCCAGATGGTCGCGAACGTGCTCGGCCATGCGCGCGGAAAGCGCGAGATCGTCGTGCAGGTTGCGCCCGCCGATTTGGAGGTGCTCGAGGCGAGCAGCGGCGAGTTTTCGAGCCAAGTCGACGGCGTGCGCGTCTACTTCGAGGCTGAGCCGGCGCTCGAGCGTGGAAGCTGCGTCATTCAGACCGAGACGGGCCACATCGACGGGCGCATCGAAACGCAACTCGAGACGCTCAAACGCGCGCTGCAGGGAGGCTGA
- the sctN gene encoding type III secretion system ATPase SctN, with translation MAGKNSILGSYLDKLDQVDTVQVRGRVRQVTGLVVRASVPQARVGEVVEIACRGGQKLRAEVVGFEGEDVVLMPLGGVEGLGPKSEVEPLGRPMSIQCGEGLLGRVLDGLGRPIDGKGALYGPGFEEWSIMREPPNPLARKRITDPLEMGIRAIDGLLTVGQGQRVGLFAGSGVGKSTLMGQIAKGCAADVIVMCLIGERGREVRDFLEEVLGEEGLARSVVVCATSDRPSLVRLKSAFVATAIAEWFRDQGKSVMLMMDSVTRFARAQREVGLAAGEPPARQGYPPSVFSMLPRLLERAGNNDKGSITALYTVLVAGGDMEEPIADEVRGILDGHILLARKLASRNHWPAIDVLPSLSRVMNAVASKEHTRAAGEFREVLSTYEEKRDLIALGAYQYGTDPDVDYAIDLIEELEAILKQGLEERTPMEETVEMMLDIFG, from the coding sequence ATGGCAGGGAAGAACTCGATTCTGGGCAGTTACCTCGACAAGCTCGACCAGGTCGACACCGTACAGGTGCGCGGTCGCGTACGTCAGGTCACCGGTCTCGTGGTGCGCGCCTCGGTGCCGCAGGCGCGGGTCGGCGAAGTCGTCGAGATCGCATGCCGTGGCGGCCAGAAGCTGCGCGCCGAGGTCGTGGGCTTCGAGGGCGAGGACGTCGTCTTGATGCCGCTTGGCGGCGTGGAGGGCCTCGGGCCCAAATCCGAAGTCGAGCCGCTCGGGCGTCCGATGTCGATTCAGTGCGGCGAAGGCTTGCTCGGGCGCGTGCTCGACGGGCTCGGCCGACCCATTGACGGCAAGGGCGCGCTGTACGGCCCCGGCTTCGAAGAGTGGTCGATCATGCGCGAGCCGCCCAACCCCCTGGCCAGAAAGCGCATCACCGATCCTCTCGAGATGGGCATTCGCGCCATCGACGGCCTGCTGACGGTCGGCCAGGGCCAGCGCGTCGGACTGTTTGCCGGATCCGGCGTCGGTAAGTCGACGCTGATGGGCCAGATCGCCAAGGGCTGCGCGGCCGACGTCATCGTCATGTGCCTCATCGGCGAGCGTGGCCGCGAGGTGCGCGATTTCCTCGAAGAGGTCCTGGGCGAGGAGGGCCTGGCGCGATCGGTGGTCGTCTGCGCCACCAGCGACCGGCCCAGCCTGGTGCGCCTCAAGTCGGCGTTCGTGGCCACGGCCATCGCCGAGTGGTTCCGCGACCAGGGAAAGAGCGTGATGCTGATGATGGACTCGGTTACTCGTTTTGCCCGCGCCCAGCGCGAGGTCGGTCTGGCCGCAGGCGAGCCCCCCGCCCGACAAGGCTATCCGCCCAGCGTCTTCAGCATGCTGCCGAGGCTGCTGGAGCGCGCCGGCAACAACGACAAGGGCTCGATCACCGCGCTCTACACGGTGCTCGTCGCCGGCGGCGACATGGAAGAGCCCATCGCCGACGAAGTCCGCGGCATCCTCGACGGCCACATCCTGCTGGCCCGCAAGCTCGCCAGCCGAAACCACTGGCCGGCCATCGATGTGTTGCCGTCGCTGTCTCGCGTCATGAACGCCGTCGCCAGCAAGGAGCACACCCGTGCGGCCGGCGAGTTTCGCGAGGTCCTCTCGACCTACGAGGAAAAGCGCGACCTCATCGCGCTCGGCGCGTACCAGTACGGCACGGACCCGGACGTCGATTATGCCATCGACCTGATCGAGGAACTCGAGGCGATCTTGAAGCAGGGGTTGGAGGAGCGCACGCCGATGGAGGAGACCGTCGAGATGATGCTCGACATCTTCGGCTAG
- a CDS encoding flagellar export protein FliJ, with the protein MTNEYKLQALLKLRSQEQENAEDEYAREVQELRRREEFVATKRAELAEAEQSRRRACEQHDERMARDGGTLSQIRAFDAYLAGLKADEARLAESIARAEKSVAQQKRDVQKAKQALIEATKELKAVEKHREKWETEQAAKDQRKRSAAMDEIAARRWMERNK; encoded by the coding sequence ATGACGAACGAATACAAACTCCAAGCTCTTCTCAAATTGCGCAGCCAGGAGCAGGAGAACGCCGAAGACGAGTACGCCCGCGAGGTCCAGGAGCTTCGCCGCCGCGAAGAGTTCGTGGCCACGAAGCGCGCCGAGCTCGCCGAGGCCGAGCAGTCGCGCCGGCGGGCGTGCGAGCAGCACGACGAGCGCATGGCACGCGATGGCGGCACGTTGTCGCAGATTCGCGCATTCGACGCCTACCTCGCCGGGCTCAAAGCCGACGAGGCGCGACTCGCCGAGAGCATCGCGCGGGCGGAGAAGTCGGTCGCGCAGCAGAAACGCGACGTGCAGAAGGCGAAACAAGCGCTCATTGAGGCGACCAAGGAGCTCAAGGCCGTCGAGAAGCATCGCGAGAAGTGGGAGACCGAGCAGGCCGCGAAGGACCAACGCAAACGCTCGGCGGCGATGGATGAGATTGCCGCAAGGCGATGGATGGAGAGGAACAAATGA
- a CDS encoding protein kinase domain-containing protein yields MIKVCPTCQQKYPEDTEFCAQDGTRLEEMQDEGGDALIGRVLDSRWVIEEQIGEGGMGAVYLASQRSVDRKVAIKTLRPELCNSREFVDRFFREARVASTIAHPHCVTILDFGQTDDGILYLAMEYLEGMPLTHRLRHPDMTVREIVQICMQIASALAAAHDGNIIHRDLKPDNVFLLSISDGSTFIKVLDFGIAKDTSSDDQMTKTGQVFGTPEYMSPEQCRGNKIDGRSDLYSLGCILYRMLGGHPPFESDTPMAVLVSHVSEQPRHVRELIDRADVPEALIDLCMRLLEKDPDNRPPDAQAVRNHLERILDNTTTGGIPVINSPAESDEHVSGPTLATDSAELVKDGGQQAPISAQQPQAQPTPQPQSAPQQPSGQQDQQRAEAPSGQTGPEPAAAPIQSQQRKSKLPLIAGIGFALVIAAGCTVGGLWYGYKTWIAEDGESTSVAGLLGDDEAGGDEESADESGEEASADDNEQANTDEPKADESDSDEANQQETASAGTDDDASAAVAQEEDSEGDNGAKAGDDENQGAKQADDGAKSGDESDDETATASKDDSDDEDNTTKSGGTTKIEINADKAEIAVSEKQDDKKDDGGSSSGSAKDNDKDKDKGSTTVAKTEDKPEEEKKPAGPQGNIREVKISKTGSACIGPNVDSVVRSAERAFVSCYNKELGGDPGLSGKVVMDWTISTDGAVYGPRVALSEIGAKSCLLGKVKRLRFDPPIGGRCSVRATYRFYP; encoded by the coding sequence ATGATCAAAGTCTGTCCAACATGCCAACAGAAGTACCCCGAGGACACCGAGTTTTGTGCTCAGGACGGCACTCGTCTCGAGGAGATGCAAGATGAAGGCGGCGACGCCCTCATCGGCCGCGTCCTCGACTCGCGTTGGGTCATCGAGGAGCAGATCGGCGAAGGCGGCATGGGCGCCGTCTACCTGGCAAGCCAGCGAAGCGTCGACCGCAAGGTCGCCATCAAGACCCTGCGCCCCGAGTTGTGCAACAGCCGCGAATTCGTCGACCGATTCTTTCGCGAAGCGCGCGTCGCCAGCACCATCGCTCACCCGCACTGCGTCACGATCCTCGACTTTGGCCAGACCGACGACGGCATCTTGTATCTGGCCATGGAGTACCTGGAGGGCATGCCGCTGACCCATCGGCTGCGCCACCCCGACATGACCGTGCGCGAGATCGTCCAGATCTGCATGCAAATCGCGTCCGCGCTGGCCGCCGCCCACGACGGCAACATCATCCACCGTGACCTCAAGCCCGACAACGTCTTCCTGTTGTCGATCTCGGACGGCTCGACCTTCATCAAGGTGCTCGACTTCGGCATCGCCAAGGACACCAGCTCCGACGACCAGATGACCAAGACCGGCCAGGTCTTCGGCACCCCCGAGTACATGAGCCCGGAGCAGTGCCGCGGCAACAAGATCGACGGCCGCTCGGACCTCTACAGCCTTGGCTGCATCCTATATCGCATGCTCGGCGGCCACCCGCCCTTCGAGTCGGACACGCCCATGGCCGTGCTCGTCTCGCATGTCAGCGAGCAGCCGCGCCACGTGCGCGAACTCATCGACCGCGCCGACGTGCCCGAAGCGCTCATCGACCTGTGCATGCGCCTTCTGGAAAAGGATCCGGACAACCGTCCGCCCGATGCCCAGGCGGTGCGAAACCACCTCGAGCGCATCCTCGACAATACGACGACGGGCGGCATCCCGGTCATCAACTCGCCGGCCGAGAGCGACGAGCATGTCAGCGGACCGACGCTGGCTACCGACTCGGCCGAGCTCGTCAAAGACGGCGGCCAGCAGGCGCCGATTTCCGCCCAGCAGCCGCAAGCGCAACCGACCCCGCAGCCGCAGTCGGCGCCCCAACAACCCAGCGGCCAGCAGGACCAGCAGCGCGCCGAGGCGCCGTCGGGTCAGACCGGCCCCGAGCCGGCCGCTGCGCCCATTCAGAGCCAACAGCGAAAGAGCAAATTGCCGCTTATCGCGGGCATTGGGTTTGCGCTCGTGATCGCCGCCGGCTGCACCGTCGGCGGCCTGTGGTACGGCTACAAAACGTGGATCGCCGAAGACGGCGAGTCGACGAGCGTCGCCGGGCTTCTTGGTGATGATGAGGCAGGTGGAGACGAGGAGTCTGCTGACGAGTCGGGAGAAGAGGCGAGCGCAGACGACAACGAGCAGGCGAACACCGACGAGCCAAAGGCCGACGAAAGCGATTCCGACGAGGCGAATCAGCAAGAGACGGCGAGCGCCGGCACCGACGACGACGCATCTGCCGCGGTCGCCCAGGAGGAGGATTCCGAGGGCGACAACGGTGCCAAAGCCGGTGACGACGAGAACCAGGGCGCCAAGCAGGCCGACGATGGCGCCAAGTCCGGCGACGAGAGCGACGACGAGACGGCGACCGCCTCGAAAGATGATTCGGACGACGAGGACAACACGACCAAGTCGGGCGGGACGACCAAAATCGAGATCAACGCCGACAAGGCCGAAATCGCCGTCAGCGAAAAGCAGGACGATAAGAAAGACGACGGTGGCTCGTCGTCCGGCAGCGCCAAAGACAACGACAAGGACAAGGACAAGGGCTCGACCACGGTCGCCAAGACCGAAGACAAGCCCGAAGAAGAGAAGAAGCCGGCCGGGCCTCAGGGCAATATTCGTGAGGTCAAAATTTCGAAGACCGGCAGTGCCTGCATCGGCCCCAACGTCGACAGCGTGGTTCGCAGCGCCGAACGCGCCTTTGTGAGTTGTTACAACAAAGAACTCGGAGGCGACCCCGGACTGTCGGGTAAAGTGGTCATGGACTGGACGATCTCGACCGACGGCGCCGTCTACGGCCCACGAGTGGCACTCTCTGAAATCGGCGCCAAGTCGTGCCTGCTCGGCAAGGTCAAACGCCTGCGCTTCGACCCGCCGATTGGCGGTCGCTGCTCGGTGCGGGCGACGTATCGGTTCTATCCCTAA
- a CDS encoding Crp/Fnr family transcriptional regulator, whose translation MHLPKFWYLRDLRIDERLPSDVLDTLRQRARLERWGHRADIFRSPDDADVSVVLEGNVWLQDRSRADEVGLGRGDIFGKANGELDHKDLILRAHDDTLLAVVSPEEFRQMVTPHLGRLQTKVGMFHKRRDLWVPVQPLLFTTPKCRLAKVLLHLVETEGSVDDDGRGLLGMRLQPRKLADLTGVNPQRVKRILASLETDKILELGRSGTRVWDLDELRRIAQSG comes from the coding sequence ATGCACCTTCCGAAGTTCTGGTACCTGCGGGATCTGCGCATCGACGAGCGCCTCCCCTCCGACGTTCTCGACACTCTACGACAGCGCGCGCGCCTGGAGCGCTGGGGCCACCGCGCCGACATCTTTCGCTCGCCCGACGACGCCGACGTGTCGGTGGTGCTCGAGGGCAATGTGTGGCTGCAGGATCGAAGCCGCGCCGACGAGGTCGGCCTCGGTCGCGGCGATATCTTCGGTAAAGCAAACGGTGAGCTCGACCACAAAGATCTAATTTTGCGCGCCCACGACGACACGCTTCTGGCGGTCGTCTCCCCCGAGGAGTTTCGCCAGATGGTCACGCCCCACCTGGGGCGGTTGCAGACCAAGGTCGGCATGTTCCACAAGCGCCGGGACCTGTGGGTGCCGGTTCAGCCGTTGCTCTTCACCACCCCCAAATGCCGCTTAGCCAAGGTCTTGTTGCATCTGGTCGAGACCGAAGGATCGGTCGACGACGACGGCCGCGGCCTGCTGGGCATGAGGTTGCAACCACGAAAGCTCGCCGACCTGACCGGCGTCAATCCTCAGCGCGTCAAGCGCATCCTCGCCTCGCTCGAGACCGACAAGATCCTCGAGCTCGGCCGCAGCGGGACACGCGTGTGGGACCTCGACGAACTCCGACGCATCGCCCAGAGCGGATAA
- the hflK gene encoding FtsH protease activity modulator HflK, translating into MDFEERVIDLKNKKPEFELRPKLVAGIGVFLVAAIGIWGSWFQVEADSVGMVMRLGEYVRQTGPGLHFKLPYGIETVEKVPTEKQLKEEFGFRTAEAGVDTRYSSKDYPDESLMLTGDLNVVDLEWTVQYRIVDPEKFLFEVRHVRDTFRHMNEAVMREVVGDRTVNEVLTVGRTEIGDAVQQKLQKLADQYETGIRVDQVILQDITPPDPVKPSFNEVNQAQQQREQLINEAKADYNKAVPSARGEAQRTIQKAEGYAVNRVNRAKGEAARFNSLLEEYKKAPEVTRRRIYIETLGEVLPKAKRKVIIDGDTSNVVPLLPMGNGAMGEGGVNLPGQGGAKK; encoded by the coding sequence ATGGATTTCGAAGAAAGAGTAATCGATTTAAAGAATAAGAAGCCCGAGTTCGAGTTGCGCCCCAAGCTCGTCGCCGGCATCGGCGTCTTCTTGGTGGCGGCCATCGGTATCTGGGGCTCGTGGTTCCAGGTGGAGGCGGACAGCGTCGGCATGGTGATGCGTCTGGGCGAGTATGTGCGCCAGACCGGCCCGGGCCTGCACTTCAAGCTTCCGTACGGCATCGAGACGGTCGAGAAGGTGCCCACCGAGAAGCAACTCAAAGAGGAGTTCGGCTTCCGCACCGCCGAAGCCGGCGTCGACACGCGCTACTCGTCGAAGGATTACCCCGACGAGTCGCTCATGCTCACCGGCGACCTCAACGTGGTCGACCTCGAGTGGACCGTGCAGTACCGCATCGTCGACCCGGAGAAGTTTTTGTTCGAGGTGCGGCACGTGCGCGACACCTTCCGCCACATGAACGAGGCGGTCATGCGTGAGGTGGTCGGCGACCGCACCGTCAACGAGGTGTTGACCGTCGGTCGTACCGAGATCGGCGACGCCGTCCAGCAAAAGCTGCAGAAGCTCGCCGACCAATACGAGACCGGCATTCGCGTCGATCAGGTGATCTTGCAGGACATCACGCCGCCGGATCCGGTCAAGCCGTCGTTCAACGAGGTCAACCAGGCCCAGCAGCAAAGAGAGCAGCTCATCAACGAGGCCAAGGCCGACTACAACAAGGCCGTGCCCAGCGCCCGCGGTGAGGCTCAGCGCACCATCCAGAAGGCCGAGGGTTACGCGGTCAACCGCGTCAACCGCGCCAAGGGTGAGGCGGCGCGCTTCAACAGCCTGCTCGAAGAGTACAAGAAGGCTCCCGAGGTCACCCGCCGACGCATCTACATCGAGACGCTCGGCGAAGTGCTCCCCAAAGCCAAGCGCAAGGTGATCATCGACGGCGACACCTCGAACGTCGTGCCGCTGCTTCCCATGGGAAATGGGGCGATGGGTGAAGGCGGCGTCAATCTTCCCGGACAGGGAGGGGCGAAGAAATGA
- the hflC gene encoding protease modulator HflC encodes MKKFLTILAIFGVILGLWLASSAAFVVNETQQAIVTQFGRPVGKTITEPGLYFKKPFVQTVHYFDKRFLEWNGYKNQVPTKDKRFVWVDTYARWRITDPLKFYQRVRNEKGAHSRLDDIIDGETRDAVANHNLLEIVRTSTEEREPLVDAELAKEEQTGLDKVNVARTEIMTEILESASKRTQDLGIEIMDVRFRRINYNEDVRNSVYQRMIAERKRIAERYRSEGRGEAANIRGRKERELQQIESGAFRKAEEIRGKSDAEATRIYAEAYQQDPEFYQFLRSMETYPSVIDEDSTMLLSTDNEFLKFMTDSEGKK; translated from the coding sequence ATGAAGAAGTTTTTGACGATTCTGGCAATTTTCGGCGTGATTCTGGGCCTGTGGCTCGCCTCGTCGGCCGCGTTCGTGGTCAACGAGACCCAGCAGGCGATCGTCACGCAGTTCGGCCGACCGGTCGGCAAGACGATCACCGAGCCGGGCTTGTACTTCAAAAAGCCCTTCGTGCAGACGGTCCACTACTTCGACAAGCGCTTCTTGGAGTGGAACGGCTACAAAAACCAAGTGCCCACCAAGGACAAGCGCTTTGTGTGGGTCGACACCTATGCGCGTTGGCGCATCACCGACCCGCTGAAGTTCTACCAGCGTGTCCGTAACGAGAAGGGCGCGCACTCGCGCCTCGACGATATCATCGACGGTGAGACGCGCGACGCGGTGGCCAACCACAACCTGCTCGAGATCGTGCGCACCTCGACCGAAGAGCGCGAGCCGCTGGTCGACGCCGAGCTCGCCAAAGAGGAGCAGACCGGTCTCGATAAGGTCAACGTGGCGCGCACCGAGATCATGACCGAGATCTTGGAGTCCGCCTCCAAGCGCACCCAGGACTTGGGCATCGAGATCATGGACGTGCGTTTTCGACGGATCAATTACAACGAGGACGTGCGAAATAGCGTCTACCAGCGCATGATCGCCGAGCGAAAGCGCATCGCCGAACGGTATCGCTCCGAGGGGCGCGGCGAGGCGGCCAATATTCGCGGACGCAAAGAGCGCGAGCTGCAGCAGATCGAGTCGGGCGCCTTCCGAAAGGCCGAGGAGATCCGCGGTAAATCCGACGCCGAGGCCACGCGCATCTATGCCGAGGCCTACCAGCAAGACCCCGAGTTCTATCAGTTTTTGCGCAGCATGGAGACCTATCCGAGCGTGATCGACGAAGACTCGACGATGCTGCTGTCGACGGATAACGAGTTCTTGAAGTTCATGACGGATTCGGAAGGGAAGAAGTAG